Genomic segment of Acidobacteriota bacterium:
CGGTACCGGCCGGGATCAAGCGGCCGACGATGACGTTCTCCTTCAAACCGCGCAGCAGGTCGACGGCACCGTTGATCGCCGCCTCGGTGAGCACCCGGGTGGTCTCCTGGAAGCTCGCCGCGGAGATGAAGCTGTCCGTTGAAAGCGACGCCTTGGTGATACCCAGCAGCAGCGGCCGGCCGACGGCGGGAGTACCGCCGGCGGTGAGCACGCGGTCGTTCTCTTCCTGGAAGCGGAAGCGATCCACCTGCTCGTCGACCAAAAACTGCGTGTCGCCGACGTTCTCGATCTTCACCGAGCGCATCATCTGACGCACGATCACCTCGCAGTGCTTGTCGTTGATTGCCACGCTCTGGGAACGATAGACCTCCTGGATCTTGTCCACCAGGTAGCGCTGCAGCTCCTTCTCGCCCAACACCTGCAGAATGTCGTGCGGGTTGATGGAGCCGTCGATCAGCGGATCGCCGGCGGCCACTCGCTCGCCCTCCTGCACGTTGACGTGGATCGAACGCGGCACCGCGTACTCGCGGGACTCGCCGTCCTCGCTGTCGACGATCACCTTGCGCATGCCCTTGACGATCTCGCCCAGTCGAACGACGCCGTCGATCTCGGTGATGATCGCCGGCTCCTTCGGCGAGCGCGCCTCGAACAATTCCACCACCCGCGGCAGACCGCCGGTGATGTCCTTGGTCTTGGCCTTCTCGCGCGGGATCTTGACCAGCGTGTCGCCGGCGTAGACCTTGTCCTTGTCGCCGACTACCAGGTGAGAGCCGGAGGGCAGCAGGTAGCGCTTCTCCGCCCCACCGGTGCCCTTGACGAGGATCGCCGGTACGCGCTTCTCGTTGGCCGAGGCCTCGACGATGATCTTCTGCGACAGGCCGGTGACCTTGTCCGTCTCCTCGCGCACGTTCTCGCCTTCGACGATGTCCTGGAACTCCACCTTGCCGGAGATCTCCGACAGGATCGCCGAGGTGAACGGGTCCCAGGTCACCAGATCGTCGCTCGGCTTGACCTCTTGGCCCTCCTGCACCAGCAGGTGGGAACCGTAGGCCAGCGCATAGCGCTCGCGCTCGCGGCCCTTCTCGTCCACCAGCACCAGCTTGCCCTGGCGGTTGATCACCACCAGCTCGCCGCGCCGGGACTCGACGGTGTTGACGTTCAGGAACTTCACCCGGCCCGGGTTCTTGGCCTTGTGCACGGACTGCTCGGACACCCGGCTGGCGGTACCGCCGTAGTGGAAGGTCCGCATGGTGAGCTGGGTTCCCGGCTCGCCGATGGACTGGGCGGCAATGACGCCGACCGCCTCGCCGATCTCCACCATCTTGCCGGAGGCCAGGTTACGGCCGTAGCAGGCGGCGCACACGCCGCGGCGGGTCTCGCAGGTCAGCACCGAGCGGATTTTCACCCGCTCGATACCGGCCGACTGGATCGAGTTGGCCAACTCTTCGGTGATCAGCAAGCCGACCTCGACCAGCAGATCGCCGGTCATCGGATCGTAGATCTCCTCCTGGCTGACGCGGCCGACGATGCGGTCGCGCAGCGGCTCGAGGATCTCGCCCCCCTCCATGATCGCGGAGACGAAGATGCCGTCGATGGTTCCGCAGTCCACTTCGTTGATGATGACGTCCTGCGCCACATCGACCAGGCGGCGGGTGAGGTAGCCGGAGTCCGCCGTCTTCAAGGCGGTGTCCGCCAGACCCTTGCGCGCGCCATGGGTGGAGATGAAGTACTGCAACACCGACAGACCCTCCCGGAAGTTCGCGGTGATCGGCGTTTCGATGACCTCGCCGGAGGGCTTGGACATCAGGCCGCGCATACCGGCGAGCTGTCGCACCTGCTCGCGGGAACCACGAGCGCCGGAGTCGGCCATCACGTTGATCGGGTTGAACTCGCCGGTGCGGTCCTCCTCCTCGCGCATGTCGTTGAACATCTCCTCGGAGACGCGCTCGGTGGTGCGGTGCCAGATGTCGATGATCTTGTTGTGGCGCTCACCGGCGGTGATCACACCGGCGGTGCGCTGGTCCTCGATCTCGATCACCTCTTCGAGCGCCTTGTCCAGCAGACCAGCCTTGCGCTCCGGAATCACCATGTCGTCCACGCCGAAGGACACGCCGGCCTTGGTGGCGTAGAGGAAGGTGACTTCTTTGATCTCGTCGAGCATGCGGACAGTGCGCTCGGTACCGAGCTTGATGAAGCAGTAGCTCACCAAATCCTGCAGACCACGCTTCTTCAACCGGCCATTGATGAAGGGGATCCTGTCCGACAGGTGGCGGTTCAAGATCACCCGCCCGACGGTGGTCTCGATCAACCCCCGGTCGATGTTCTCGACCTCCGCGTGGACGATGTCCTGCG
This window contains:
- the rpoC gene encoding DNA-directed RNA polymerase subunit beta' → MQPFSSFDKPQSLKDFNAIKISVASPEKIRSWSFGEVTKPETINYRTFKPERDGLFCAKIFGPIADWECLCGKYKRMKHRGVICDKCGVEVTRSRVRRERMGHIELACPVSHVWFFKGLPSRIGHLLDIPLRDLERILYFESYVVVDPGETDLKEQELLTEERFREMREEWGLDAFDARMGAEAIKELLARIEVDELSEELRIVMRTETSQIRRLKAAKRLKVVDAFRRSGHRPDWMILDVIPVIPPELRPLVPLDGGRFATSDLNDLYRRVINRNNRLKKLLELRAPEVIVRNEKRMLQEAVDALFDNGRRGRVLKGSNNRPLKSLSDTLKGKQGRFRQNLLGKRVDYSGRSVIVVGPELKLHQCGLPKKMALELFKPFIYNKLEEKELVGTIKAAKELVEMEIDEVWDALEEVIQDHPVLLNRAPTLHRLGIQAFQPVLIEGKAIKIHPLVCAAFNADFDGDQMAVHVPLSPKAQIESKVLMLSASNILSPAHGRPLAVPSQDLVLGGYYLTLTKPNAKGEGRVFPDFDSVELALEAGEVETLTPIRVRYTGEFINLETQYDPQDIVHAEVENIDRGLIETTVGRVILNRHLSDRIPFINGRLKKRGLQDLVSYCFIKLGTERTVRMLDEIKEVTFLYATKAGVSFGVDDMVIPERKAGLLDKALEEVIEIEDQRTAGVITAGERHNKIIDIWHRTTERVSEEMFNDMREEEDRTGEFNPINVMADSGARGSREQVRQLAGMRGLMSKPSGEVIETPITANFREGLSVLQYFISTHGARKGLADTALKTADSGYLTRRLVDVAQDVIINEVDCGTIDGIFVSAIMEGGEILEPLRDRIVGRVSQEEIYDPMTGDLLVEVGLLITEELANSIQSAGIERVKIRSVLTCETRRGVCAACYGRNLASGKMVEIGEAVGVIAAQSIGEPGTQLTMRTFHYGGTASRVSEQSVHKAKNPGRVKFLNVNTVESRRGELVVINRQGKLVLVDEKGRERERYALAYGSHLLVQEGQEVKPSDDLVTWDPFTSAILSEISGKVEFQDIVEGENVREETDKVTGLSQKIIVEASANEKRVPAILVKGTGGAEKRYLLPSGSHLVVGDKDKVYAGDTLVKIPREKAKTKDITGGLPRVVELFEARSPKEPAIITEIDGVVRLGEIVKGMRKVIVDSEDGESREYAVPRSIHVNVQEGERVAAGDPLIDGSINPHDILQVLGEKELQRYLVDKIQEVYRSQSVAINDKHCEVIVRQMMRSVKIENVGDTQFLVDEQVDRFRFQEENDRVLTAGGTPAVGRPLLLGITKASLSTDSFISAASFQETTRVLTEAAINGAVDLLRGLKENVIVGRLIPAGTGMEHYHDFHMEEVEIPVDSEEDQELFFEFGDEEIRSLPQEVIEGE